The following DNA comes from Mycolicibacterium aromaticivorans JS19b1 = JCM 16368.
CCGTTCCTGCCGCTCAATGAGAAGCCGGAACTGAAGGGCAGCATCAACGACGCCGGCACTTTCTCGCCCAGCGACGACCAGTTCACCGTCGCCTTCGACGCGTCCAAGGAAGTGTTCGGGTTCGCCCCCTACCCAGGAGTGATCCCAGGCCGGCCCACCCGGGTCACCCTGGGCGGGCTTAACCTCGCGGTGGCCAAGACCACCCGGCATGCGGCCGAGGCGTTCGAAGCGGTGCGCTGTATCCGCAACCTGGAGAACCAGAAGTACACCTCGATCGAGGGTGGTCTGCCCGCGGTGCGCGCCTCGCTGTATTCCGACCCCGCGTTCCAGCAGAAGTATCCGCAGTACGCGATCATTCGCGATCAGCTGACCACGGCGGCGGTGCGTCCGGCGACGCCGAACTATCAGGCTGTGTCGACCCGCATTTCGGCGACGCTGGCGCCCATCAGCCAGATCGACCCCGACAAGACTGCGGATGAACTCGCCGTCCAGGTACAGAAGGCGATCGACGGCAAGGGGTTGATCCCGTGACCGCCCCCGCCCGCAGTGACGACCGCAGGTCCCAGCGCACGCTCGCCTACCTGCTGATCACCCCGGCCGTCGTTCTCATGCTCGCGGTGACCGCCTACCCGATCGTGTATGCGCTGTGGCTGAGCCTGCAGCGGTACAACTTGGCCAGCCCGGCCGACACGAAGTTCATCTGGTTCGAGAACTACCAGACCATCTTGAGTGACAACTACTGGTGGACGGCGTTCGTTATCACGCTGGTCATCACGGTGATCTCGGTGGCCATCGAGTTCGTGCTCGGCATGGCGCTCGCACTTGTCATGCACCGCACCATCTTCGGCAAGGGGTTGGTGCGTACCGCGATCCTCATTCCGTACGGGATCGTCACCGTCGCGGCTTCCTACAGCTGGTATTACGCGTGGACGCCGGGTACCGGATATCTGGCCAACCTGCTTCCGGACGGCAGTGCCCCACTGACCCAACAGATTCCGTCATTGGCGATCATCATCTTGGCCGAGGTGTGGAAGACCACTCCGTTCATGGCGCTGCTGCTGCTGGCCGGGCTTGCGTTGGTGCCCGAGGATCTGCTCAAGGCCGCCGAGGTCGACGGGGCCGGCCCGTGGACCCGGCTGGTCAAGGTTACGTTGCCGTTGATCAAACCGGCGATCCTGGTGGCCCTGGTGTTCCGCACGCTCGACGCGTTCCGTATTTTCGACAACATCTACGTGCTGACCGGTGGCGCCAACGACACCGCCTCGGTGTCGATCCTCGGCTACGACAACCTGTTCAAGGCGTTCAACATCGGGCTCGGCTCGGCGATCAGCGTGCTGGTGTTCCTGTCGGTGGCCGTCATCGCGTTCGTCTACATCAAGCTGTTCGGCGCGTCCGCGCCTGGCACGGACGACGAGGTGCGCTGATGACTGAGCGGATCGGCACCCGACGAACGGTGAGCTGGGTCGTGATCGATGCGATCGTGGTGATCTACGCCCTCTTCCCGGTGCTGTGGATCCTGAGCCTGTCGCTCAAGCCCACGTCAACGGTCAAGGACGGCAAACTCATTCCGTCGGAGATCACCTTCGACAACTACAAGGGCATCTTCAGCGGTGACGCGTTCAGTTCCGCGTTGA
Coding sequences within:
- a CDS encoding carbohydrate ABC transporter permease, with amino-acid sequence MTAPARSDDRRSQRTLAYLLITPAVVLMLAVTAYPIVYALWLSLQRYNLASPADTKFIWFENYQTILSDNYWWTAFVITLVITVISVAIEFVLGMALALVMHRTIFGKGLVRTAILIPYGIVTVAASYSWYYAWTPGTGYLANLLPDGSAPLTQQIPSLAIIILAEVWKTTPFMALLLLAGLALVPEDLLKAAEVDGAGPWTRLVKVTLPLIKPAILVALVFRTLDAFRIFDNIYVLTGGANDTASVSILGYDNLFKAFNIGLGSAISVLVFLSVAVIAFVYIKLFGASAPGTDDEVR